In the genome of Primulina eburnea isolate SZY01 chromosome 13, ASM2296580v1, whole genome shotgun sequence, the window ACTGATTTCTGGTCGTTTTCCAAAGCAGAGACTGATACACGATTCTGCCCTTTCCTTACCTTCCTTtcgttctttctttctttctttatttctttcttctgtttatttattttatatgtacATTCATTTATACATAGAAAGGTTACATTAATATCTATAAACCAATTATATTCTATGATTTTGCTATAAacgtatatatttatatagatggTAGTTGCAGTTATATCTTTGGTATTGAAGCCTCTCTTCTCCCTCCAGGCTCCAACTTATATGTCATTCACCCGCCATAGCTCATAAACTCGCGCAGTTCTCTGTCCAAGAAGGTTATAAACTTTTGTCTGCGTTTCATTTGTTTTTGTTCCCTTTTTTTCCCTCCAATTTCTAAGACTTTTCAGCTCCCTATTTTTTGGTTAGACTTTGTGTTAAGATACGTTTTTGGGTGATTTTTCTTGAGCTCTATTTCTTTCCTTTTCTTACCCAAACAGAGGAGATTCTATAACAAGGCTGAGTTTTAATCTTGAACTCGAACCCATGAAGGAATAAATTCGTACTTTTAACCTGTAAAGGCAGCCTTGTTTCTGTGTGTGATGATCAGTTTGTGATGTTTTCTGATTGAACGAGTTAAGTTTTGTTTAGAAAATTAAGGTTGTCTTTTCATAGTCAAATTTTCACACATCATGGTTTGAAGGATAAAGATATAAACAAATCCTGGTAAATGTTTTTCCTATGATCTGTGAGAACAAGTCAGATTTGtggtttaaaaaatattaactaaTATGTTTGTTGAATGTTTATTTAATCAGGTTGGGTTGAACGAGTTAAAACAGTTGAAAACCCCCCAAGTTTTTAGGGAGGAGGATTCGTAACATGGGAAGGCATTTCTGGACGAAGCTCATAGGCGACGAACATGATCATAAGCAGCCAGGTTGCATTTCCGGATTCATCAACGTTCTCGACTATCATCATTGGCATTCTAACACCAGGAAGATGATCCACCATAACAAATATGCAGGCCAAACAGGTATAGATCAAAAGCAGTCATACGAGAAACTTACTGTTTTGCATATGTTAGCTCATTTAATAGGCCTGGGTTTCAATTTCCCTCTTGGAGATAGCTTTAACATTTTGTGGTTGTACACTGTTGtatcatgttaaaaccattgcaATGTTTCTAACATGTGAGAATGAATTATTATAGTTAATGAAAAGTTATAGTTGACTATAACAATGCAAATTAGTCaaatatttcagatttgtaaCAGTGTAGCTGCCATCTTTTATTTGTTGTGCCAcataaaataacaacatgagAGTAATGAAAACAAGTGTTGCTCCTCAACATTAACCGTTTTGTAGTAGAAGTTTACGAGCTCAGATTTATCACACATTTTCTTATTGGTTTGTAGGCGATTGGAGTCCCAAAGCGAACTTGCTTGGTCACGATTCTTGTGAAGCTGAAAAGATATTGGATGAAAAACAGAGTCCATTTCTTGTAAGTTCTCGTGTTTGTTAACTTGTAACAACGTGAATTTCCCAACAGTTTGGCTGAACCAGAGACTGATGTTTATATCCATTTGTTTGATCAGAAAATGAAAAGAGCTCGTGGAAACAACAAACGATCTCTCAAATCACGCATAAAAGCATTGATTGCGGAAGAGATATATAAGGAAAGCAACGATGCACAAGGCAAAAAAGGTTTCTTGGTCAAATCTAGATTACAGAGAACTTATTCCATACACCATCTGGAGTCCCTTGATGATAGCATCAGTAAAATCCGCAGAGACTGGAAAAATCCGATCATTTTCATTCCCAGTAAAGTAGAGAACTCTGCCCCTCCGTCAGTGGATATGAGTCATATGACTCAGACCAAGAATGAGGCAAGTGGCGGAGAATCCGACATCTTTAGTGCTGCTAACATTGGATCGTCAGAGAAGATTGATTTCTTGGACATGCTCAAGATCGACAAGGAGTTGTTTGCAAGAAATTTGCAAGTTTCTGATGAAAGAGTCACTCGTTTCTCCCATAATGGTTTCGCTTCGAATGAAAAACTAAAGTTCAGCAAATCGAAATCTTTCCCCGATCTTAATTTTTCGCAGAGACTAAAGTTCAAGCCTAGTAAACTTGCAGACAAGCAGAAGGAAACTTGGTCATTCCCTAAAGGGCAAAAATTGCAAGCTGTTAGTCTGGAACAAAAATTAGCAATTTCGGAAGAAAAAGATCGAGATTCACTGATGAAGGGGGAAATACAACAAAGAAACGAATGGATGGCCCCTCTAGATATTGCAAAAAGCGTTGTTGATATAAGGGAAGAAACTACTATGGACAGAGTTGATGAAAATACTATGAGGAACTATTCCCACAGCAGAAGTTCTTCTCTAAATGAATCACTAGATAAATATGCTCGGTTGTTCGAGAACAGTTATGGAACAGAAGCCAAGTTGAATCTGTCTAGGAGCTTGAGGTTAACTAACGAAAATGGCCATGCTTCGATGTATTCAAGAAGGATTCGCTCCCGCTCCCTGTCAAATGCTTATTCGTTTTATTCGAATTTAAATCTCGGGGTAGCTGGTGATGATGCTTTTCGAAATGACTCATTTGTAATAGAAAAAGATGATAGTTTTCGTCAAGATGTTGTGGAACACGAAGAAAACGTAGTCAGACTAGTTGCAAGCGATTCAGAGAAGGAGCCACCGGATTTGATTGAGACAGTCAAATGCAAAACAGAATCGGTGGATGATATGCAAAAGATGGACCATGATTCAGGCTTAAATTCGAATGCTATTGATGAAAGTGGTGAAAAAAAGGAAGATTTCGAAGAGGAAGCACGAAAACCGACAAGCGTCGATTTCATTTGTGTGCAGGAGAGTATCAATGGCTCTGATCCTTGCTCGATTCCAGACTCGTATACCATTTCACAAGAAAAATTATCTGGTTCCGAACAGCTTAAAATTTCTGAAGGTATTGTTCAGATTCTCTCGTTTTCGGTCAAAGCTATACCCTAATCATTAAATTTTCCATATGATCTACTTGATCTGATCTTCCATTAGACTCGATATAGAAGTGGTTTtaattgagttttttttttttttgataaacaGACAAGTTTGTCAAAAGTGTTGGGCACACTACAGACTCAGGTTATGTGAGGCTTATTCTTGATCAATCTGGCATAGCAAAAGACGCATCTGAAAGAGCGTGGCACGCATCAGACCAGCCACTAAGCCCACAAATACTCGAGGACTTGGAAGCTTGCTGGCCACATGAGCACGATCAGATAACCAGTTGGCAAGATTTCTGCAGCTCATGTTGGCAGCATCAGATGCTCTTTGATTTGGTTAATGAAACGTTAGTTGAAACATATGATGTTTCACTCCCATATTATCCTAAACCGTTGTCGTCGAGTTGCCAAGTTCGACCATTTCCAGCAGGAAACCATATAGTCGAGGAGGTGAGCAAGAGCATAGGCAAATTACTGAATCTGAGGACGGATGAGAAGCAATCGTTGGATCGTCTTATGGTTTGCGACTTGAAGGACGACTATCGGTGGATGAATCTTCAGTTCGAGAGCGAGTGTATTGGTCTTGAATTGGAAGACATGATTCTTGATGACCTTGTGGAAGAACTTGTGTGTTTTTTAGTTTGAATTTCCACTCAAAGGAAGGCAACTAACATTTTCATGTATATTAGTTAGAAAGTATTGTATTTCTTCCTTTTCTTTAACCAAAAATGTTGAAAGTTTGCTTGCTAGAGAATAATAGATAGTTTAGTTTACAAGAAATTTGTTCTTTGTTCTTTTGGTGTACATAATAATATCACGATCTtctgtaatatttttttttttataattagagCATATTATATTCATCTTCTTAACTTTCACTCCTATTTCGATCCTTCTTAAataattatcataaatattttcttttgtttaaatgcattatttattttttatttagacTATATTTATAAGCGTTTACGTATATTCGAAGAATCAATTATTTTGTGCAAGTTCACTGTAGGTAGATATGAATTAGGGAAATTGGATTTTtagtttttatatattatttctgTGCGATCTTGATCATACTATATTATAACATTTTAGTTTTAATCATGCATATTTCATTAACAATTTTGATCAATTTTCATTTGTTAATATtgaaacttggacctaactaaaccccaaaagctagctcaatggGGGATTGTACAAGCCTCATATATAGAACTCTaaagttatttatccaaccgaagtgggacaattaacacactcATCTCACGCCCAAAAACGAACAtatggagcgtggagtttacaaatgacccaattatgaaCAGAACGGATgacctaattataggcagtccaacacataacggtggaacccagactctgataccatgttaagattggaacttggacctaactcaaccccaaaatcTAGCTCAAGAGAATTAGATAATCATGTTATTTATCCCACCGATGTGAGACAATTAACCTGATTTGAAATGTTAATGCAATCTTAGCACCAAACAAAGTAGTAACACCTCATACAAGGTTgattttttgataaaatcaaTGTATCTTTCATAGTTATTTCACGATGTCAAATCAACTTATTTTTAGGGTCTATTTTCAACTCACTCtaaaagatggttcgatgactTCAAGCACTTACCGGTGGGAtggataataataaatatacttAGAAAATGggaccatatatatataagactATGTCAAATAATCATTAGCAGCATGCTTCTCACCTCTTTTCGTTCTCTAATTACATGTATAcgtaaattattattaattaattgattaaatataatttgcTTAGCACTCAAGAACTAATTAATTATGCATAAGGACAAATTCAGCTATAAGCTAAACACTATTATTTAATTCTAGAAATACTCAAAACAACTTCCCCTCCCCCTAAAGGTCGACTCAATTTTTTTCACTCTGACCCCAATCAATtttattaattcaaatcatatttCAGTTTCTCTTTCCAAGTAATTAGATTACAAAAATTTATTGAaaagcttatatatatatatacatatatatatatatatatgtatgtatatgtatatatatatatgtatgtacgtatgtatcTATAATAACGTGTACAAGGGTTAAATAAAAAGTTATAACataatgaattttatttttcaattactTTTTTTTCCACGATCATTACAAGATAATCATATATTCATATTAGTTTCAAACAATGAAACAATCTAAGAAATTAAATTGAAAGAgacatattaattattttataaaattataatccCTTACAAGTTCCGTGTACGCGAACATTTAATATGTTGACCAATAAAAAAAACTATGGATATTTCTCTATAAATAGGAGCTACCACTTCGTACAATAAGAGCAACAACGTCAATAAAATTTCATAGAATAATTCTTTGTGTTGAAGAAAATGTCTAGCTGTGGAGGAAATTGTAGCTGTGGTTCGGGCTGCAAGTGTGGCAACGGCTGTGGGTAATTAAAGATTTCACTCCCTTTCATTACctacaatttaattaaattagaaaaaaaattatgtataattTTATCATCGGATCGAAATACATATTTCCAGATGTGGCATGTACCCAGATGTGGAGAAGACCACGACCTCAACCATCATCGAAGGCGTCGCGCCAGTAAAGATGTAAGCTAAGATATATGGTCGATAAACTTCTAGTAGACTAATACAATTTAGGCTACAAGAATATGATTTAATACgtttttttgtttatatatatatatttatttttgtttctctAGGTTCTTTGAGGGATCAGAGAAAAGCTTTGGCGCAGAAGGAGGCAACAGTTGCAAGTGTGGACCCAATTGCTCTTGCAATCCTTGCAAATGTTGATTGATtcaacatctatatatatatatatatgccccAAGATGGAGAAGTgattatataatatatcatatataatataaatattcaaGTGTGTGCGGTTGAAGCTAATGGAATAAAGGCAGCCATTGGCCACAAATTCCTTGCTGGATTTATGTGATGGGTGATGGCCGATATCTTGTGTATGTGTAAATTTTATTTCGTATGAAAAACTTGGGGCTTGATTGATGTATGTGTTTATGGAAAAAGGTTTAAACAATAAATGTGTGTCTCCGtgtatctatatctatatctatatctatatatctatatatatatgaccTAAGTAACATTggaatataaatattatattcttTTCGGGATCAAAGTAAATAGTTTTCCGTTTAGATATTTTAAATCTGTAAAAAAGTTCAAAACCTATATTTTAAAGATATACATTTGTGAGAGATCAAGATTTTCCCTTGTCTGGTTCATCATTATCATGATCATACTCATTATGattcaaaaaatttgaaatctagaTGATAATCtatatactatatataaatattgagATATTTAGTCGTCCAACTTTGTGGCATTAATTAGTTTTTACAAAAATACTCTATTTATttagataaataatatttttcatttgtaACTATAATATTTAATCTACTTTAGAATAAACATATTATATCTACaagttatatatttaatataattgcaTTATTATTAtccaaataataattaaaaagcgTAAATAAAGTTTATGAATAAACTTGATCTattaatgattgtaataatgatTTATATGTGTAATAATCATGTGTGTTATtcactagtttaaataaaatGTGTTCAATCGTACGAGTTAAACATTAGAATCTTATCGGCTTCAATACCTTATCATAGAAGTTCTCGTGGAATTCTTTTGatcatttaataattaatttataactTCATTAAATACGAACAATTCATTTTCCGCATTGATTCCAGATAAAAAAGACTAAAgccgaaaaaaaaaaacaaaataaaatgacagATTATAGCTGAAATTTTGACAAAATAAAGAACcaaaatcacaaaaaaaaaaaaaaaacatacatgaccaaaaacccaatttttcgtatatatttttatagagtaggtctcatatgagaccgtctcacggattgactggtcaaccctacccatattcaaaataaaaaataatactcttagcataaaaagtaatacttttcatgagtggcccaaataaaagatccgtctcacaaatatgacccgtgaaactgtctcacacaagtttttgtcactTTTATAATAGCCCATGCTCTGAGTAGTTAGAACTTAGAactcaaattatttaattaaaaatttagtacTTAAACCGGATATTATATAATCTCAACAAACAATATCTGCAATTTGTATTGCataatgaatattttatttattttttaaaagtacattatataagtttttttaggtaaaaaaaatatattttttacttttaacataaTTTGGTAAATTTAGTAAATATTACAATTAACAGAAATCATCGTTGGGTTGCAACTTTATATATTAATGATGAATTAAACGAGATGgacaatataattttattttcttataataaaaataaaacctgCTTACACCTATCGACACGATATTAGACTTTTTTATGTTGGAAATTACGTACAAATATCACTCTTAAAAAATGCGTTTTTTAGAAATTTTtgataacatatatatataaatacttgaaaaatagtaatttaaaaaattattatctgTTTAATCAATTATtacgaaaaaaaatattttgtctcCTAGTCCTAATCTAAAACTAATTAACAATATCCCAACAAGCAGTTGGCTTCAtagttgtgagacggtctcacagattttTATTATGAGATGGATTAGCTctgttcatatttataatacGACGTAataattttggtataaaaaataatatatttttatggatgattcgAATAAAGTATttgtatcacaaaattgacctCACGTAagtttttgttatatatatatcaaagtcATAATTCTCTTTCAATTTTCTTTCTCGGAAAAACCTTAATCATGGTGTCGAAAAAGTTCATATCTAGGCATCAAGTGTGATGGCAAAAAGGTTCATCCTGCTAATAACACTATGGTTCATCTACAAGCTTTGGATGGCCACACGACGAATCGAAGGCCATCGATCAGCTGGAGCCGGAAACTGCCCACCTCCCCGCAGGCCACAGCACGAAGGGTGCAGCAAAGGCTGCTTGAAACTAATGCGGAGATAGTGTTTGACACTTGCATGATTGGAGAAAACTCGAACGAACCCAGTGGCGGCGGCTGCACTATCTGTCTGGATGAACACAAAGATGACGAGACTCGCTTTGCTAGAACAGCATGCGATCACTGGTTTCATGCGAGCTGCATCATGTCGTGGTTGTCGGAGAACGATACGTGCCCACTTTGCAGAAATTCTTTGTTTTGATTTCTCTAAATATATCTTTTTGGTAGACGATGTTTGCGTAACTAAATTTTTTATCATATAATCAATTCATATGACTAACGTATATAGTATAACCTACTTTCGGGGTCTCAATTTAAGCTAAAATGatgtattaataaaaaaatttaagttaaaaattaaatcatatatCCGTTATTTGCTAAATTACATATATAACTAAATATTGTAATtccttaaatttaaatatttgttcGCTTTTGGGAACCGCTCTCTATATTGAAATCAAGAAACCTTATAGTAAAATTTACAGAAAATTAAATCATGCATATTATAGTAACAAGACGtggaatcaaatatttatttatcttgAATAAAAGCATAACagtgaaaattgtgattttcataatttGCGTTTATATCTTTGCAAATTTTGTCTTCTATATATGATGTTAAAATAAAATTGGGTCTTATATGTCACTTTTAGTCAATTTTCATTGGAAGTAAGTAGTATGTTACACTGCACATTTACATATCATATCGTCGTCATATCTACTTCCTGTCAGTGAAATGACaaaaattgcaaaaaaaaaaaaaatacagaatATATGACTAAATCTGAAATTTGTCAATATAGATAATCAAAATTGCATAGAGATTGTGactaaattttcaatttttcctAACATAAAAGTACAAATTGGATATCAtctattaatttaatcaaagtgtTATTTGAATCGGATTAATTTATTCAAAATCCAATAAATGTAGTAAAAATAATTTGGTGTGAATTTCAGATaataaattcattttatttctttaaaaatgGTTTTTTGGGTCCAAAAGTTATAATATTAGGGagggatttaaaaaaataatagttttattAGGTTTCTAGagggaaaaaaattaattgcTAGCTAGGTATGAAAATATTATTGTCGGCCATTTAGTTAAATTCATAAATAAATCTACTTTCACCTGTATCGTTGGCTGCATgcaataatatttcattaagatAATCAAGATTGAATATGTTTTCCTAAATCCTAATCTTACGTATTTCAAAACTCCTTATCCATTCGCGATTTTGAAAGCAGACATGCAGTAGGACGCAAATACC includes:
- the LOC140809740 gene encoding uncharacterized protein, coding for MGRHFWTKLIGDEHDHKQPGCISGFINVLDYHHWHSNTRKMIHHNKYAGQTGDWSPKANLLGHDSCEAEKILDEKQSPFLKMKRARGNNKRSLKSRIKALIAEEIYKESNDAQGKKGFLVKSRLQRTYSIHHLESLDDSISKIRRDWKNPIIFIPSKVENSAPPSVDMSHMTQTKNEASGGESDIFSAANIGSSEKIDFLDMLKIDKELFARNLQVSDERVTRFSHNGFASNEKLKFSKSKSFPDLNFSQRLKFKPSKLADKQKETWSFPKGQKLQAVSLEQKLAISEEKDRDSLMKGEIQQRNEWMAPLDIAKSVVDIREETTMDRVDENTMRNYSHSRSSSLNESLDKYARLFENSYGTEAKLNLSRSLRLTNENGHASMYSRRIRSRSLSNAYSFYSNLNLGVAGDDAFRNDSFVIEKDDSFRQDVVEHEENVVRLVASDSEKEPPDLIETVKCKTESVDDMQKMDHDSGLNSNAIDESGEKKEDFEEEARKPTSVDFICVQESINGSDPCSIPDSYTISQEKLSGSEQLKISEDKFVKSVGHTTDSGYVRLILDQSGIAKDASERAWHASDQPLSPQILEDLEACWPHEHDQITSWQDFCSSCWQHQMLFDLVNETLVETYDVSLPYYPKPLSSSCQVRPFPAGNHIVEEVSKSIGKLLNLRTDEKQSLDRLMVCDLKDDYRWMNLQFESECIGLELEDMILDDLVEELVCFLV
- the LOC140809327 gene encoding metallothionein-like protein type 2; protein product: MSSCGGNCSCGSGCKCGNGCGCGMYPDVEKTTTSTIIEGVAPVKMFFEGSEKSFGAEGGNSCKCGPNCSCNPCKC